The genomic stretch GTTTCTTCGAAATGTCGATGGTAGGAGCCACGCCCAACGAAAGATAGGGGCAATAATTATTCAACCGTTTGGCGCTGTATTTCAAAGTCACCGGCATCATGATATAGGTCGATTTCAAATCGACGGTGCGGCGGGTGTCGCTTTGGTCCTCGCGAAACTCCACCGTCTTATTGCCGAACATAAGTGTGGGGGTGAAACGCAAATTGAGATAGGGGCAGAGGTAAAGGTCGCTCACCAAGCCCACATTGAAACCGGGCGAAAAAGAAGGCACCTCGGCATACCACGTCTCCCCGCCATCGGTCACCGCGCCGGTATGCCTGATGGCCAAGTCCTGCACATGCGTACCCACGGAAAAACCGAAATGGAGACGACGTTGGTCGACAAACGGCAGCCGCTGCAACTTCTGCTGCTGCCCCCATGCCGAGAGAACGACTACAAGTCCCGTCAATATGAAAAGTATCTTTTTCACGCGTTGTTTCGAAGTATGAATAAAACGCAGAATCTATCGAATTATTGCCAGTAAGGGAAAAAGATATTTGGGCAAATCGTCTTTTGTTCAAAAAACATTCGATTTAATTTGTCAGAAAAAAGAAAAACCGTACTTTTGCCAAACACATTACAACTAATTAGTACTAATTTTTAAATTCAAAACTATGGCTTACGTTATTAGCGATGACTGCATTGCTTGCGGTACCTGCATGAGCGAATGTCCCTCCGACGCTATCTCCGAAGGCGATATCTACAAAATCAACCCCGACAAATGCGTTGATTGCGGTACTTGCGCCGATGCTTGCCCCACTGGTGCTATCCACCCGGGTGAATAATCCGCAAAAATGAAAAGAATAAAAAGCTCTGCTTTGGCAGAGCTTTTTTATTTCCGGGCCCCATCGTCACAAAAGTAAGCCAACCCCACCTCTATCGAATGAATAAAAAAATGCCGGAAGCGAACTTCCGGCATTTTTTACGGTATCAATACCCACTAAGGCACTATCACTTGCCGCGCGGTGGTACCGGCGACAACGATGTAATAACCTTGCGGCACTTCAAGGGTGGCTTTTCCTTCGGCCGAAACGACTTCGGCACATTTCACGCCCGAAAGCGAATAGACGGCAACCGGCGTGCCGGCAGCCACGTTCTCAACCACGATGCGACCGGAAAGGGCATAGAATCGGATTTCGGCACTTGCCTCGGTCTCGTCGATAGACGTAGAGGTTGCCAAAACCTTTATCTCCGTGGTCTTGTAGGCATTGTCGCCGCTCAGTTTCGGGAAGAGCGTCGAGGTGATTTCACAGTAAACGGCACTGTCGAGGGCGGTCGTGAAGGTCGTCACCCCGGATTCTACCTTGTAGGAGTCGGCCGGTACCGGCGT from Candidatus Caccoplasma merdavium encodes the following:
- a CDS encoding 4Fe-4S binding protein, translating into MAYVISDDCIACGTCMSECPSDAISEGDIYKINPDKCVDCGTCADACPTGAIHPGE
- a CDS encoding PorT family protein — encoded protein: MLRFIHTSKQRVKKILFILTGLVVVLSAWGQQQKLQRLPFVDQRRLHFGFSVGTHVQDLAIRHTGAVTDGGETWYAEVPSFSPGFNVGLVSDLYLCPYLNLRFTPTLMFGNKTVEFREDQSDTRRTVDLKSTYIMMPVTLKYSAKRLNNYCPYLSLGVAPTIDISKKRNDLLRLNTYDTYLEVGVGCDIYLSFFKLIPELKFCFGLSDVVRHKRTDLVDPLDIKYTQAVKRAFSRLVVLSFYFE